A portion of the Edaphobacter lichenicola genome contains these proteins:
- a CDS encoding RNB domain-containing ribonuclease, with the protein MSTNHFDLAAAASAELVREHFQLQRPEGSEEQLAAILAGRVAPVSTQQDLRSLPWSSIDNDTSRDLDQVEVAERVDGGIRIKVAIADVASVVAQGSPLDNFARDQTQTIYTAVHNFPMLPNELSTGLTSLNENEDRAAIVTEFVVTPDGKLAEQTIYSAMVRNTAQLTYNKIGPWLEGHAAPDAKVAASEVLQKQLRLQEEATGALREQRNRDGALDFQRGEAVPVVADGKIQSLTSSTHNRAMALIEDLMIASNETVAFKLHQARRSGLRRIVRSPERWQRIVDLAALHNGQLPPTPDSGALNSFLTTQRASDPDHYADLALAIIKLIGAGEYVLARGDDPYPLGHFALAASDYAHSTAPNRRFADLVTQRVVKAMLSNETPPYTDDELSAIAEQCNERDKDARKVERSMVKRVAAIALSGSIGKQFRGVITGVTNKGTFVRVLDPPVEGMLVRGAAGLDVGDRVNVTLVHTNPEHAFIDFAKT; encoded by the coding sequence ATGTCGACAAACCATTTTGATCTGGCAGCAGCAGCTTCTGCGGAGTTAGTTCGCGAGCACTTTCAGCTTCAACGGCCCGAAGGCAGCGAGGAACAACTTGCCGCGATTCTCGCCGGCCGCGTCGCCCCTGTTTCTACTCAGCAGGATCTTCGCAGTTTGCCGTGGTCGTCCATCGATAACGACACCTCGCGTGATCTTGATCAGGTCGAAGTTGCTGAACGGGTGGACGGCGGTATCAGGATCAAGGTGGCCATTGCTGACGTTGCGTCGGTTGTTGCTCAAGGCTCTCCACTCGATAATTTTGCGCGCGATCAGACGCAGACGATCTATACGGCTGTTCATAATTTTCCGATGTTGCCGAATGAGCTTTCTACGGGGCTTACTTCGCTTAATGAGAATGAGGACCGGGCGGCTATCGTTACGGAGTTCGTTGTGACGCCGGACGGGAAGCTTGCGGAGCAGACGATTTATTCCGCGATGGTTCGTAACACGGCTCAACTGACTTACAACAAGATTGGGCCTTGGCTTGAAGGGCATGCCGCGCCGGATGCGAAGGTTGCTGCGAGTGAGGTTTTGCAGAAACAACTGCGCCTCCAGGAAGAAGCGACTGGCGCGTTGCGGGAGCAGAGAAATCGTGATGGCGCGCTCGACTTTCAGCGCGGGGAAGCTGTTCCTGTGGTTGCCGACGGTAAAATTCAATCGCTTACCAGTAGCACGCACAATCGTGCGATGGCTTTGATTGAAGATCTGATGATTGCGTCCAACGAGACTGTTGCGTTCAAGCTGCATCAGGCGCGTCGGTCTGGCCTTCGCAGGATCGTTCGATCGCCGGAGCGGTGGCAGCGCATCGTTGACCTTGCTGCTTTGCACAATGGGCAACTCCCGCCAACTCCAGACTCAGGCGCGCTCAACAGCTTTCTTACGACGCAGCGCGCGTCGGACCCTGACCACTATGCGGACCTTGCGCTTGCCATCATCAAGCTTATTGGTGCGGGGGAGTATGTTCTTGCTCGTGGGGATGACCCATATCCGCTCGGGCATTTTGCGCTTGCAGCGTCGGACTACGCGCATTCGACGGCGCCTAATCGCCGCTTCGCAGATCTGGTTACCCAACGGGTGGTTAAGGCGATGCTCTCCAATGAAACGCCGCCTTATACGGATGACGAACTCTCAGCTATTGCTGAACAATGCAATGAGCGCGATAAGGATGCACGCAAGGTTGAGCGTTCCATGGTCAAGCGTGTCGCGGCGATTGCTCTCTCCGGCAGCATCGGGAAGCAGTTCCGAGGAGTTATTACTGGCGTGACTAACAAGGGCACATTCGTCCGGGTGCTGGACCCTCCGGTCGAAGGAATGTTGGTGCGTGGAGCGGCAGGGTTGGATGTAGGGGACAGGGTTAATGTCACCCTTGTTCATACCAATCCTGAACATGCTTTCATCGACTTCGCTAAAACATAG
- a CDS encoding ComEC/Rec2 family competence protein, whose translation MASVKSFSRCIAPALFAVIGLTLMAASMAHAASPARDGRLKVYFVDVEGGQSTLFVTPAGQSLLIDTGWPDNDYRDADRIVSLAKKAGLTKIDYVLLTHYHEDHAGGVPQLVSRIPVGTFIDHGPNRELDHGITEKDYSEYQKVLAAGKSQRILAHVGDVLPIQGMKAIVVSSDGNLIPSPLPGAGQPNEYCATSEKRPDDQTENSHSLGIEITFGKLKLLDLGDLTWDKEMQLMCPTNKLGHVDVYIVSHHGWLQSSSPALVDAIHARVAIMDNGAKKGGSTPTLQTIAKAPGLETLWQLHFSEEGGVQNNTLDKYIANPQGVDAGHYLELTGAEDGSFEVTNSRTGLVQKYAAR comes from the coding sequence ATGGCGTCAGTTAAGTCCTTCTCGCGATGCATTGCTCCGGCGCTTTTTGCCGTGATCGGCTTGACTCTAATGGCTGCCTCGATGGCGCATGCTGCTAGTCCTGCGAGGGATGGTCGGCTCAAGGTCTACTTCGTTGATGTTGAGGGTGGGCAGTCAACACTTTTCGTTACTCCGGCGGGCCAATCGCTGCTTATTGATACGGGTTGGCCAGACAACGATTATCGCGATGCGGATCGTATTGTGAGTTTGGCGAAGAAGGCTGGGCTTACCAAGATCGATTATGTCCTGCTCACTCACTACCATGAGGATCACGCGGGAGGAGTTCCGCAGCTTGTTTCGCGTATTCCTGTCGGTACGTTCATCGACCACGGCCCGAATCGCGAGTTGGACCATGGAATCACCGAAAAAGATTACTCGGAATATCAAAAAGTTCTGGCAGCAGGGAAGTCACAACGAATTCTCGCTCATGTGGGCGATGTGTTGCCGATACAGGGGATGAAGGCGATAGTGGTTAGCTCGGATGGCAATTTGATACCGAGTCCTTTGCCTGGTGCGGGGCAGCCGAACGAGTACTGTGCGACCTCCGAGAAGCGCCCGGATGATCAGACGGAAAACTCACATTCTCTTGGCATCGAAATCACCTTTGGCAAACTGAAGCTCCTCGATCTTGGAGACCTTACGTGGGACAAGGAGATGCAGTTGATGTGTCCGACCAACAAACTTGGCCACGTGGACGTTTATATCGTCTCGCATCACGGGTGGTTGCAGAGCTCGAGTCCTGCATTGGTCGATGCGATTCATGCACGCGTAGCGATTATGGACAATGGCGCGAAGAAGGGCGGTTCGACTCCGACTCTTCAGACGATCGCCAAAGCTCCCGGACTTGAAACCCTGTGGCAGCTTCATTTCTCCGAGGAGGGTGGAGTCCAGAACAACACGTTGGACAAGTACATCGCTAATCCACAAGGTGTGGACGCTGGTCATTATCTTGAACTGACAGGTGCCGAGGATGGAAGCTTCGAGGTAACGAATTCGAGAACTGGCCTTGTCCAAAAGTACGCAGCACGCTAA